DNA from Actinoplanes sp. SE50/110:
CGTCTTCGACTTCTTCCTGCGCAACAAGCGCGCCGAGTGGGAGCAGTTCCGGCGTGAGGTGACGCCCTACGAGCGGCAGCGCTACCTCGGCGCCCTCTGACCGTCCCGACCCCGGGGCGGCGGTCTTCCCTGGTCGCCGCCCTCGCCGGGGTTGATCGCCCGGCCGGGCGGCTGATCTCCCCCGGGTCGCCGCTTCCGCCGGGGTGACGGCCGGTCCGGACTGCCGCCGCCTCCCGAAGTCTCGTCACACGGGGTACGGTCTGCTCTGACGTCATGCGACAAGGGGGAAGTGGCTGTGCTGCAGGACCTGCTGGAAGGCGCGGGGCGGAGCATCGTCTTCGGCCTGATCGGGATCGGCCTGATGGCCGTCGGTTACGTGCTGATCGACCTGCTCACGCCGGGCAAGCTGCGTGACCTGATCTGGACCCGGCGCAACCCGAACGCCTCCCTGCTCCTGGCCGCCAACCAGCTCGGCATCGCCGCGATCGTCTTCACCGCGATCTTCACCACCTACGACTCCTTCGGCCAGGGCCTCGCCTCCACGGTCCTGTTCGGCCTGATCGGCATCGCGATCATGGGCTTGGCCTTCCTGGTCCTCGACTGGATGACCCCCGGCAGACTCGGCGAAGTCATCTGCACCGACGACTTCCACGGCGGCGCCCTGGTCAGCGCCGCCTCCCACTTCGGCGCCGCCCTCATCGTCTGCGCCTGCATCGCTTGAAACCCGATCCGCCGTGCCGGGAGCGGTTCTCCCGGCCGGACGCACCGGGCTGATCCCGCACATGGGGTCATGCGGTGATGGGACCCCGCGCCTCAGCGGAAACGTCCGGGGCCACGGCGCGACTCCGGGTACCGCGAGCGGATCGGGCGTGGGGATCAGCCGGTGCGGCCGAAGTCGCCGATGGCGGCCTGCAATCCGGCGCGGCGGACGCGGGGGATGTCCTCGGCGATGGCGCCGGCCGCCAGGATCACCGCGACGGCGGCCAGCTGGGCGACGGCCAGGAGGTGCCCCAGCGGGACGGTGGCCAGGCAACATGTGGCCACGATCACGCGGTAGCCCGGGCCGGGCTGGGCCAGCAGGCGCAGGAAGACGGCGTGACCGAGCAGGTAGACGGCGACGCCGCCGCCCAGCATCAGGGCCTCCGGCCAGTGCAGTGCCTCGAACGTGTGGCCGAGTGTCTTCTTGATCCCGACCGCGGTGATCACGATGCCGAGGAGCATCGGGATGTGCGCGTACCCCCAGGCGTTCAGGGCCAGGCGGCCGCGCCGGGCGGGATCGTCGACCGCGGCCAGGACGTGCTCGGAGCGGCGGTCGCCGTCGGCGAAATAGGTCCACCACAGGTAGTAGGCGATGGCCAGGCCGAGAACCGCGGCCAGGATCAGGTCGCCGCCGAGATGGCCCTGGCCGCCGACACCGACGCCGATCGCGATGACCGACTCGCCGATCGCGATGATCATGACGAGGCTGTGGCGCTCGACGAAGTGGCCGGCCGCGATGTGGTGCAGCCCGATCGGGTGCGAGTAGCTCGCCAGCACCTGCACCACCGGGGCGGCCAGCCAGCACAGGTGCCGCCACGGCTCGGGCAGCACCCCGCCGGTCAGCACGAGCAGCGCGGCCAGCAGGTTCATCGGCCCGAGAGTCCGCATCACCCGCCGCGCGTCCGGCCCGGCCTGCAGGAACAGCACCGAATGGGTGACGTTGACGACCACGTAGGCCACCCCGAACAGCCAGCCGTTGTGCCCGAACGCGTCCGGGATGGCCAGCGCCATCACCAGGAACCCCGCCATCCCGGCCAGCAGCAGGGTGCGCCGGGTGGTGGTGGTCGGGGCGACCGCGTTGGTGAGCCACGCATACCCCGAATACATCCACCAGACGACGACCAGGACCAACAGGACGTCGACCAGGCCGGACCAGGTCGGGTGGTGGGCGAGCGAGTCGGCGAGCTGGGTCACCGTGAAGACGAAGACGAGATCGAAGAACAGCTCGAGTGTGGACACCCGGGGCTCGGGCGACTCCTGCGTCATGCTGCAGACCTTAGGCGGTCGGCGGTGACTGCGGGGTGCCGGCGCCGTACCGGGAGATTGTCGTACCCCCGCTCTAGCGTGCTGGGCGTGAACCGTACCGACCGGCTCTACGCCCTTGTCGAGGAATTGCGGGCGGTCGCACCCCGGCC
Protein-coding regions in this window:
- a CDS encoding DUF350 domain-containing protein, with product MLQDLLEGAGRSIVFGLIGIGLMAVGYVLIDLLTPGKLRDLIWTRRNPNASLLLAANQLGIAAIVFTAIFTTYDSFGQGLASTVLFGLIGIAIMGLAFLVLDWMTPGRLGEVICTDDFHGGALVSAASHFGAALIVCACIA
- a CDS encoding low temperature requirement protein A, producing MTQESPEPRVSTLELFFDLVFVFTVTQLADSLAHHPTWSGLVDVLLVLVVVWWMYSGYAWLTNAVAPTTTTRRTLLLAGMAGFLVMALAIPDAFGHNGWLFGVAYVVVNVTHSVLFLQAGPDARRVMRTLGPMNLLAALLVLTGGVLPEPWRHLCWLAAPVVQVLASYSHPIGLHHIAAGHFVERHSLVMIIAIGESVIAIGVGVGGQGHLGGDLILAAVLGLAIAYYLWWTYFADGDRRSEHVLAAVDDPARRGRLALNAWGYAHIPMLLGIVITAVGIKKTLGHTFEALHWPEALMLGGGVAVYLLGHAVFLRLLAQPGPGYRVIVATCCLATVPLGHLLAVAQLAAVAVILAAGAIAEDIPRVRRAGLQAAIGDFGRTG